The following proteins are co-located in the Sulfitobacter guttiformis genome:
- a CDS encoding ABC transporter substrate-binding protein, with amino-acid sequence MSIKRTLLSTVVGLGLTVGIAAAQDQVTTLTIATVNNGDMIRMQGLTADFTDKNPDIALEWVTLEENVLRQNVTTDISTGGGAYDVMTIGTYEVPIWGNNDWLVSLNDGMADDWDAGDLLPAIAGGLTVDGNLYAAPFYGESSMVMYRTDLMEKAGLEMPDAPTWTFIREAAAAMTDRDNEINGICARGKAGWGENMAFLTAMSNSFGARWFDEDWNAQFDTQPWADTLDFYLGMMNESGPNGAANNGFNENLTLFQQGKCGMWIDATVAASFVTGADSTVADSVGFALAPDNGLGPRGNWLWAWSLAIPKSSEKQDAAKKFVSWATSKSYTELVAANEGWANVPPGTRTSLYENQEYLDAAPFAAMTLQSINSADPTNPTVDPVPYTGVQFVAIPEFAGIANQVGQQFSDALAGNQTAAQALAAAQELTVEEIEAAGY; translated from the coding sequence ATGTCTATTAAAAGAACACTGCTGAGCACTGTAGTGGGGCTTGGCCTGACTGTCGGTATCGCAGCCGCACAGGATCAGGTCACGACACTCACAATTGCGACCGTGAACAACGGCGACATGATCCGCATGCAGGGTCTCACCGCTGACTTCACCGATAAGAACCCCGACATCGCACTCGAATGGGTCACGCTGGAAGAGAATGTTCTGCGCCAGAACGTGACGACCGACATCTCCACCGGTGGCGGTGCTTATGACGTGATGACAATCGGCACCTACGAAGTCCCGATCTGGGGCAACAACGATTGGCTGGTGTCTCTCAACGACGGTATGGCCGACGACTGGGATGCGGGCGATCTGCTGCCTGCGATTGCGGGCGGTCTGACGGTAGACGGCAACCTCTATGCCGCACCGTTCTATGGTGAATCCTCAATGGTAATGTACCGCACGGACCTGATGGAGAAAGCAGGGCTGGAAATGCCCGATGCGCCCACATGGACGTTCATCCGCGAAGCGGCTGCCGCAATGACCGACCGTGACAACGAGATCAACGGTATCTGCGCACGAGGCAAGGCAGGATGGGGGGAGAACATGGCGTTTCTGACTGCCATGTCCAACTCATTTGGCGCACGCTGGTTCGATGAGGACTGGAACGCACAGTTCGACACTCAACCTTGGGCAGACACGCTCGACTTTTATCTGGGCATGATGAACGAGTCCGGCCCCAATGGTGCCGCCAACAACGGCTTCAACGAGAACCTGACATTGTTCCAGCAGGGCAAATGCGGCATGTGGATCGACGCAACTGTTGCGGCATCCTTTGTGACGGGCGCGGACTCTACCGTTGCGGACAGTGTCGGCTTTGCGCTGGCGCCGGACAACGGCCTTGGCCCGCGTGGCAACTGGCTTTGGGCGTGGTCACTGGCCATTCCCAAGTCCTCCGAGAAGCAGGACGCCGCCAAGAAGTTCGTGAGCTGGGCAACAAGCAAGAGCTATACCGAGCTGGTCGCCGCCAATGAGGGTTGGGCAAACGTCCCTCCCGGCACGCGGACATCACTCTATGAGAACCAAGAGTATCTGGATGCTGCCCCCTTTGCGGCCATGACACTGCAAAGCATCAACTCCGCCGATCCGACCAATCCGACGGTTGATCCGGTGCCCTATACAGGTGTCCAGTTTGTTGCGATCCCCGAGTTTGCAGGCATCGCAAACCAGGTGGGCCAGCAGTTCTCTGACGCACTTGCCGGCAACCAGACAGCGGCGCAGGCCCTTGCCGCAGCACAAGAGTTGACGGTCGAAGAAATCGAAGCTGCGGGCTACTGA
- a CDS encoding LacI family DNA-binding transcriptional regulator yields MKPRIKTMEELSVAIGVSRPTLSRFFQDPGSVKTKTVERIQAGLERVEYVPNFFATRLNRKTTGIIGVIIPYLNDLFFTKLLQSVEVAAFEAGMTVITQCSHSDPAIEARAAETLMSMNVDGALVAPLGDQSDQSVHLRLKSRMPFVLLDSRPKSMPNVDFVGSNHTQSTGLITEYLCRVGDPPAFLAMPRVNFNALEREVAYIARMEKLGFEPEILGTEAVRENGYFEEHGEAVLGDAFAQGRLTDRSILCANDRVAIGALRAAAQHGLSPSRGTKGGLRIAGHDDYPLCPFLTPALTTVAQNTDAIGEEAVSRIMQIIRGEVSGDEPEITLFDGELKLRESA; encoded by the coding sequence ATGAAGCCCCGCATTAAGACTATGGAAGAATTGTCGGTCGCAATTGGCGTATCAAGGCCAACCCTCTCGCGTTTTTTTCAGGATCCGGGCTCGGTCAAGACAAAGACAGTCGAACGTATCCAAGCAGGACTCGAGCGCGTTGAATATGTTCCAAATTTCTTCGCGACCCGCCTGAACCGCAAGACGACAGGCATTATAGGGGTCATCATTCCTTATCTTAATGACCTGTTCTTCACCAAGCTCCTGCAATCTGTTGAAGTCGCCGCCTTTGAAGCGGGCATGACCGTTATCACACAATGCTCCCACTCCGATCCCGCGATCGAAGCGCGTGCCGCCGAGACCCTGATGTCGATGAATGTCGATGGGGCCCTTGTGGCTCCGCTGGGCGATCAGAGTGACCAGTCTGTGCATCTGCGGCTCAAATCACGGATGCCTTTTGTGTTGCTGGATTCGCGCCCCAAATCAATGCCGAACGTTGATTTTGTGGGGTCAAACCACACCCAAAGTACTGGGTTAATTACTGAATACCTATGTCGGGTCGGCGACCCTCCCGCTTTTCTCGCCATGCCGCGGGTCAATTTCAACGCCCTTGAGCGCGAAGTCGCATATATCGCGCGTATGGAGAAATTGGGGTTTGAGCCGGAAATTCTTGGGACCGAAGCGGTCAGGGAAAACGGGTATTTCGAAGAGCATGGAGAGGCTGTTCTGGGGGATGCGTTTGCGCAAGGACGCTTGACGGATCGCTCGATTCTCTGCGCGAATGACCGTGTCGCGATCGGCGCTCTCCGCGCGGCAGCGCAGCATGGGCTCTCCCCTTCGCGCGGTACAAAGGGCGGATTGCGGATCGCGGGGCACGATGATTACCCGCTGTGCCCCTTTCTGACCCCCGCACTCACCACCGTTGCCCAAAACACGGATGCCATTGGCGAGGAAGCCGTTTCAAGGATCATGCAGATCATTCGCGGGGAGGTTTCAGGGGATGAGCCTGAAATCACGCTCTTTGATGGCGAGTTGAAATTGCGCGAATCCGCATAG
- the trpS gene encoding tryptophan--tRNA ligase, with product MNRPTILTGDRTTGPLHIGHYAGSLANRLRYQDSHEQFLLLADTQALTDNANDTEKVRRSVIEVALDYLAVGIDPARTTICLQSHLPALAELSMLYLNFVTVARLERNPTIKDEIRARGFGRDIPAGFLCYPAAQAADITAFKATIVPVGEDQAPLIEQTNEIVRRINATAGSSVLPEAQAIIPKLGRLPGIDGKAKMSKSGGNAIALSASSEQIRSAVKAMFTDPNHLRVKDPGCIEGNVVFTYLDAFDQDQDGLAELKGQYQRGGLGDGKIKARLEAILQELIGPIRQRRAQLAEDRGYILEVIKEGTARARDRTEATKRDVVSALGLFQL from the coding sequence ATGAACAGACCAACTATTCTGACCGGCGACCGCACAACGGGACCGCTTCACATCGGGCACTATGCAGGCTCGCTTGCAAACCGGCTGCGCTATCAGGACAGCCATGAACAATTTCTTTTGCTGGCTGATACCCAGGCTCTAACCGACAACGCCAATGATACGGAGAAGGTGCGGCGAAGCGTGATCGAGGTCGCGCTGGATTATCTGGCCGTGGGCATTGATCCCGCGCGCACGACCATCTGTCTGCAATCACACCTGCCGGCGCTGGCCGAGTTGTCGATGCTCTACCTAAACTTTGTCACGGTCGCGCGGCTCGAACGAAACCCGACGATCAAAGACGAGATCCGCGCCCGCGGATTCGGGCGCGATATTCCGGCTGGATTTCTGTGCTATCCGGCAGCGCAGGCGGCGGACATCACGGCCTTCAAGGCGACCATCGTGCCGGTCGGTGAGGATCAGGCCCCGCTCATCGAGCAAACGAACGAGATCGTGCGGCGCATCAACGCAACAGCAGGCAGCTCCGTTCTGCCCGAGGCGCAGGCGATCATCCCCAAGTTGGGCCGGTTGCCTGGTATCGACGGCAAGGCCAAGATGTCTAAATCCGGAGGCAACGCAATCGCTCTGTCCGCATCTTCGGAGCAGATCCGAAGTGCCGTCAAAGCGATGTTCACAGATCCGAACCACCTGCGCGTTAAAGACCCGGGCTGCATTGAAGGCAATGTGGTCTTCACCTATCTTGACGCCTTCGATCAGGACCAGGACGGGCTTGCCGAGCTCAAGGGACAATATCAGCGCGGCGGGCTTGGCGATGGCAAGATCAAGGCGCGTCTGGAAGCGATCCTTCAGGAGCTCATAGGCCCAATTCGCCAGCGTAGGGCACAGCTTGCCGAGGACCGAGGCTACATTCTTGAGGTGATCAAAGAAGGCACGGCACGGGCGCGCGACCGCACTGAGGCGACAAAGCGGGATGTGGTGAGTGCCTTGGGCCTATTCCAATTGTAG